Proteins from a genomic interval of Medicago truncatula cultivar Jemalong A17 chromosome 3, MtrunA17r5.0-ANR, whole genome shotgun sequence:
- the LOC11419130 gene encoding photosystem II 22 kDa protein, chloroplastic, translated as MAQTMLLMSSVSSTYSVDLKKDPLLQLQCQRLRPRFSDVSFNPLPSNSKCFSSRTFTTLALFKSKTKAPAKVVKKPKPKVEDGIFGTSGGFGFTKQNELFVGRVAMIGFAASILGEALTGKGILAQLNLETGIPIYEAEPLLLFFIIFTLLGAIGALGDRGKFVDDEPNTGGVIPPGKGFRSALGLSEGGPLFGFTKSNELFVGRLAQLGFVFSLIGEIITGKGALAQLNIETGVPITEIEPLVLFNVIFFFIAALNPGTGTFVTDDEED; from the exons ATGGCTCAAACTATGTTACTCATGTCTAGTGTCTCTAGTACTTATTCCGTGGATTTGAAGAAAGACCCTTTGCTTCAATTACAGTGTCAAAGATTAAGGCCTAGGTTTTCTGATGTTTCATTCAACCCACTTCCTTCAAATTCTAAGTGTTTTTCATCACGCACATTCACTACTTTGGCTCTATTCAAATCAAAGACCAAAGCTCCTGCTAAG gtTGTTAAAAAGCCAAAGCCAAAGGTTGAAGATGGTATCTTTGGAACTTCTGGAGGATTTGGTTTCACTAAGCAGAATGAACTCTTTGTGGGTCGTGTTGCTATGATCGGTTTTGCA GCATCAATATTGGGTGAAGCATTAACTGGCAAAGGAATTCTAGCACAATTGAATTTGGAAACCGGAATTCCAATTTATGAAGCTGAGCCACTTCTcctatttttcatcattttcacctTGCTAGGAGCCATTGGAGCTCTAGGTGACCGTGGTAAATTTGTTGATGATGAGCCTAACACTGGAGGAGTTATTCCTCCAGGAAAAGGATTTAGATCAGCTCTTGGTCTCAGTGAAGGAG GTCCTTTATTTGGATTCACCAAATCCAATGAATTGTTTGTTGGAAGATTGGCTCAATTgggttttgttttctctttgatTGGAGAAATTATTACTGGAAAGGGAGCTCTAGCTCAGCTCAACATTGAGACTGGGGTCCCAATTACTGAAATTGAACCATTAGTGTTGTTCaatgttattttcttcttcattgctGCTTTGAATCCTGGAACTGGCACTTTTGTAACAGATGATGAGGAAGATTAG